The Aspergillus nidulans FGSC A4 chromosome VII nucleotide sequence GAATTGGCAGAGTAAGGTGGAGGATGACTTTGGCGGTAAGATCGGCAAGGTTCGTCTTCTGGGTGTGCGTCATGGCTCCCTTGGTTTGGAAAACGAGCCGCTGGATCAGTACCGGGCATGGCTGTAGAGGTTTGAATCACAGCAACTTTTTGTTTCGGGTCCTTTCTCATGGGCAATGACTCTTCACGATGTGCATGTTGAGCATGTTGAGCATGACTAGCAATATAATGATTAGGTAATACCTATGTTTCTTGAAAGCAATAGGAGAATTTTAACATTATATGGTATCTTCGAGGACCGGGATCTGTCGCTATTGAGTAGGGGAAGATGAACTTGAGTGGAAGCAGAAAAGTCGGTCGGTAAGATAGTCTTCTGCCACGGGAATATATGGAATAACCGAACTCGTAGCTTGTATGGTGGCAGGTATTGGGTAATGGCGGTCCAGATATCAGGGGCACACTCGCACACCTTTTGCCTCTTCCACTCCCTAAAGTAGCCCCTCGTGCAGAAGTTGAGCATTTCACATCCCGGTTGCACCATGGCCAATAATTACGCCCACAGGCCGGGGTTTTATTAAAAAATAAATCAGTAATTGGACAAAACTCAGTAGGCCCGCGGTGCTGAATGTACTGTAGTGTGATGCTGACCGTAAAGCCCTCCTTGTCTGGCAACTTGGCTTGCTCTCCGCCTACGCCCGCTTCCATCTATCGACATTGCGCCATCACCTTTAATAAGAACGGCTTTTGTGGGTGCGTTGCCTCCATCGATCTTTTAGTCTGGAGGATGGCTGAACACTGTCTATCTGGCTATACCTGATGCAATGTCACCGACAGTCGTGGTTCCACTTGTAGGTGAGGCTGGGGTAGACAATGGAAGTCACAATATATACTTCGAATATCAGAGACGCACACACTTGACGTGAATAGTGACTAGTGCCACGGCCGGCCACCACGGCCAGTGTAATCATCTGCTAAGCAGCAGCGTACCTCGATATATACCAGTAGTCAGAAAAGTGCCATGGGGGCAAAGCGACCCGTGCGAGCCCTACGATTGACCGCGTTACAGTAGCACTACCCGCATAACAAAATCACCTCCCCAACGGCGAATATTGGAGCTGCCTAACATTTGAAACTATACCGTGCTCTAGTCCACAGCTGACAACAGATAAAGGTTGAGTGAGTAGCCGAAGTATACGCGCGGTAGTAGTATCTACAACGGGCACGGTAGACCATTCAGACGGACATGGGATACAGGAGGTTATGAGCCCAGAGTGTCTATCTCAAAAAAATGTATGTTTATTGTTGGCCTCGGACACCTTCGAAGTAATAGTGTAGAATGAACGTTGATTGGATAGATTTTCGTGAGTATGACCACACCACAAGCATCACAATGTCCTTGATGGTCTATTCTGTACAGTAAGGCTTGTGACTTGGATACAAAACACGtagttttcttttctttaaTTACCCATATGTTATTAAGTAAAAAGCTTTATTTCAACAAGTCAGCATGTTAGCTCAGGGGAAGAGCGCCGGGCTCATAACCCGGAGGACCCTGGATCGAAACCAGGACATGCTAAGttacttctttttttctttttttctttttttttccctttctggGGTTATACACATTTTATCTAAATTTTTATCAATATTTTATAttgtttcttttttatcTACTCCTTTAACCACCCACACCATTAGTATCTTGGACTTTCCTGAGGTTCTCCAATTGTTTAGAATAAATTGTCTTCTGTCGTCCCCTTTTATGTTGAAGCCGAGATTCGACCGATACTCGGCTCTCCGGGGAAGCTCATCTGTGCAACGACTTTCCGCTCCCCACCTGTGGCGCAGTGCGCCACACCAGACATGTGACTGCGACAGTTGTGACCTCATCTGATCGTGGCTGATCATCAGTGAGATAGGCATCTATCTTCGTCATTCTTTTTTTCCACCTTTGCTCCTCAAGTTCCATCCTTGGGTAGATAAAATATAACTTCGGGCTTCAAAAAACTCTTTCCTGCACCTTTTTAACCCCTGTAACCATGTGTGGTTCTGACATGTTTCTTGCCATACTGGCAATCTTCTTCCCACCCGTCTCAGGTAAGTCAGTCTCCATCTCGCCCGTATCTCCCGCTCATTTCTTGCCCAGTCTGGATCAAAGTAGGCATCTGTACGGCCGACTCCATTATCAACCTTGCCCTCTGCTGTCTGGGCTATGTTCCCGGTCTCATTCATGCGTGGTACATAATTCTCAAAAATCCCGAGCCGGACTATGACGACCCGTCATACCAGCCAGTTCCTAACCGGAGGGGGGACGTCGAGAACGGGCACGTAACATATTACTACGTCTCTCACCAGCCTGCTCCCACCCGACCCCAAAGAGGATACGGGACCATGCCTTCCCAGCATGCTTCAGACGCACAGTCGCCGTCTAGACCGCCTGCTCCTAAATCCCAACATGAACACAATACGGCCGGTAGCAGCAGTCAGGCAAA carries:
- a CDS encoding putative stress response RCI peptide (transcript_id=CADANIAT00009006), which translates into the protein MCGSDMFLAILAIFFPPVSVWIKVGICTADSIINLALCCLGYVPGLIHAWYIILKNPEPDYDDPSYQPVPNRRGDVENGHVTYYYVSHQPAPTRPQRGYGTMPSQHASDAQSPSRPPAPKSQHEHNTAGSSSQANEDTSPPTYAEAVKGDHKVQNHD